CGCAGGTCACCAAGGGTGTGATCGATCTTCATCTCAAGCCGCTGTTGGTGGGCGCGGATCCGTGGGATACGGAATTTCTCTGGCAGCATATGTATCGCAAGACCATGGCATTTGGGCGGAAGGGTATTGCCATGGTGGCCATGAGCGCAGTGGATATTGCGCTATGGGACCTGCTCGGGAAGTCCGCGAAGCAACCGGTGTATCGCCTGCTCGGCGGCCGCACCAAGCCGCGCATCCCGGTTTATTCGAGCCGCCTTTACAGCACGCCGCTGGATGAACTGGAACGCGAAGCGCGAAAGTACAAGGCTGAGGGATACCAGGCAATGAAGCTGCGATTCGGCTGGGGGCCGACGGACGGCGCGGAAGGAATGCGGCGGAACATGGAGCTTGTCCGCACGGTGCGCGACGCGGTGGGCGATGGAATTGATATCATGGCAGACGCTTACATGGGCTGGAACCTGGATTACGCAAAACGCATGATCCCGCTGTTGGAGAAGTTCAACCTGCGGTGGCTGGAAGAGCCTGTGATTCCTGACGACATTCACGGTTATGCGGAGTTGAAGCGGTTTGGACGGATTCCCATTGCAGGCGGCGAACACGAGCACACGCTTTATGGTTTTCGGCAGCTGATTGAAGCACGGGCGGTGGATTACATTCAGTTCGACACCAACCGCGTCGGCGGCATCACGCAGGCCCGGAAGATTGCGGCGCTGGCCGAGGCGCATTCGATCCCTGTGATCCCCCACGCGGGGCAGATGCATAATTACCACGTCGTCATGGCGAGCATGAATTCGCCCATGGCGGAGTTCTTCCCGCCTGTGGACGTCGAGGTTGGGAACGAGCTGTTCTGGTACATTTTCAAGGGCGAACCTATGGCGAAGGATGGGTTTATTGATCTCGACGAAAACCTTCCGGGGCTTGGACTGACTGTCGACGAAGAGAAGTTGAAGCAGTTTGACGTGATCGAATGACACCCGGAAGAATCGCAACAAACGTGTTATGACTCGCCTCGTACAAATTCAGAATGGCGCGCTCTCATCGGTCGCCGTGGTGGAAGAACCGCGGCTGCATTTGCTGGGTGAAGCGCAGTCGATCTATGAACTGGCGGAATCAGCGGATTTAACTTCGCGTCCGTTGAAGTCGGTGATTCAGGAGCGGCTGGCTTCAAAGTTTCTAGACTACGATTCCATTTACGAAGGGAAATCCGAATGGCGATTACTCCCGCCGATTCATCATCCGCGCGATGCGGCGAGTTGCCTGGTTTCAGGCACAGGGCTGACGCACTTGGGCAGTGCCAATGACCGGCAGGCGATGCATGGCGACGACGCGGCCGAGGAAACCGACAGCCTTCGGATGTTTCGGCTCGGGGTTGCGGGCGGCAAACCGCCGCCCGGCCAGGTGGGTGTCGCACCCGAGTGGTTCTACAAGG
Above is a window of Verrucomicrobiia bacterium DNA encoding:
- a CDS encoding L-rhamnonate dehydratase, whose product is MKITEVRTRVVQWKGGIVPLPPHFCTNPMDAIAPMLTRQTMSAFTFHGWLLVEIVTDGGLVGLGNAALAPQVTKGVIDLHLKPLLVGADPWDTEFLWQHMYRKTMAFGRKGIAMVAMSAVDIALWDLLGKSAKQPVYRLLGGRTKPRIPVYSSRLYSTPLDELEREARKYKAEGYQAMKLRFGWGPTDGAEGMRRNMELVRTVRDAVGDGIDIMADAYMGWNLDYAKRMIPLLEKFNLRWLEEPVIPDDIHGYAELKRFGRIPIAGGEHEHTLYGFRQLIEARAVDYIQFDTNRVGGITQARKIAALAEAHSIPVIPHAGQMHNYHVVMASMNSPMAEFFPPVDVEVGNELFWYIFKGEPMAKDGFIDLDENLPGLGLTVDEEKLKQFDVIE